Proteins from one Ricinus communis isolate WT05 ecotype wild-type chromosome 9, ASM1957865v1, whole genome shotgun sequence genomic window:
- the LOC8280192 gene encoding 3-ketoacyl-CoA synthase 11, with protein MEVETKQNQEKKSNLANFFLSIKLKHIKLGYHYLVSSALYLLLIPFLLMMLAHLSTLSVEELFDLSNHLRFNFLTVVTCAASIVFIITLYYMSKPTKVYLVDFSCYKPKPSHKVTREHCFQIAAACGCFTEESLTFQRKILEKSGFGQMTYGPKGLTKCPQDQSIAEARSETEMVISGAIDELLSKTGVNPRDIGILVVNNSLFNPIPSLSSVIVNRYKLRGNILSYNLGGMGCSAGLISIDLAKHLLQVNSNSYALVVSTENITWNWYMGNERSMLVTNCLFRIGAAAILLSNRPSDRQRSKYQLIHTIRTNKGADDKSYNCVMQQEDENQIVGVSLSKDLMVVAGEALKANITTLGPLVLPVSEQLLFFATLVAKRIFKMKIDQYIPDFKLAFEHFCIHAGGRGILDELEKHLKLTPWHMEPSRMTLYRFGNTSSSSLWYELAYSEAKGRIKKSDRVWQIGFGSGFKCNSAVWHALRTVNPDKEKNPWVDEINDFPVHIPKVTPIVH; from the exons atggaagtagAAACgaaacaaaaccaagaaaagaagagcaaCTTGGCCAACTTCTTCTTGTCTATCAAGCTCAAACATATAAAGCTTGGTTACCACTACTTAGTCTCCAGTGCCTTGTACCTCTTGTTAATACCATTCCTTCTCATGATGTTAGCTCATCTTTCAACCCTCAGTGTTGAAGAATTATTTGACCTATCGAACCATCTGAGATTCAATTTTCTAACGGTAGTCACATGCGCAGCTTCTATAGTCTTTATCATTACTCTCTATTATATGAGCAAGCCAACAAAAGTCTACTTGGTCGATTTTTCTTGTTACAAGCCCAAACCATCTCATAAGGTTACTAGAGAGCACTGCTTTCAGATAGCTGCAGCATGTGGATGCTTCACAGAAGAAAGTCTGACCTTTCAAAGGAAAATCTTGGAAAAATCGGGTTTCGGTCAAATGACATATGGACCCAAAGGCCTGACGAAGTGTCCTCAAGACCAGTCCATTGCCGAGGCAAGAAGTGAGACAGAAATGGTAATATCTGGAGCCATCGATGAGCTCTTATCAAAAACTGGGGTTAACCCTAGAGATATTGGAATACTTGTTGTGAATAACAGTCTGTTCAATCCCAttccttctctttcttctgTAATTGTCAACCGATACAAGCTCAGAGGGAACATTTTGAGCTATAATCTTGGTGGTATGGGCTGCAGTGCTGGACTCATTTCTATAGACCTTGCCAAACACCTTTTGCAG GTAAATTCCAACTCTTATGCCTTGGTGGTAAGCACAGAAAATATCACTTGGAACTGGTACATGGGCAACGAACGATCCATGCTTGTCACAAACTGCCTATTCCGTATAGGAGCAGCTGCCATTCTCCTATCCAATCGGCCATCCGATCGCCAACGTTCTAAGTATCAGCTCATTCACACCATTCGGACTAACAAAGGTGCTGATGATAAGTCTTATAACTGCGTGATGCAACAAGAAGatgaaaatcaaattgttgGCGTCTCCCTGTCGAAAGACCTCATGGTGGTTGCTGGTGAAGCTCTTAAGGCAAACATCACCACACTCGGGCCACTAGTTCTTCCTGTATCCGAACAACTACTGTTTTTCGCTACCTTAGTTGCGAAAAGGATCTTCAAAATGAAGATAGACCAATACATTCCTGATTTCAAATTGGCATTTGAGCACTTCTGTATTCATGCCGGTGGACGAGGTATTTTGGATGAGCTAGAGAAACACCTTAAGCTCACTCCATGGCATATGGAGCCTTCAAGAATGACTCTTTACAGGTTTGGTAACACTTCAAGTAGTTCTTTATGGTATGAATTGGCTTATTCCGAAGCCAAAGGAAGGATCAAGAAGAGTGATAGGGTGTGGCAAATAGGATTTGGTTCAGGATTCAAGTGCAACAGTGCTGTTTGGCATGCTTTGAGGACTGTCAATCCTgacaaagaaaagaaccctTGGGTGGATGAAATTAATGATTTTCCTGTTCATATACCTAAAGTTACACCTATAGTTCATTAA